A stretch of Campylobacter concisus DNA encodes these proteins:
- a CDS encoding TRAP transporter small permease subunit, with protein sequence MHKVEKFFDKAGNIVGYICMFVMALMIIDVFFNVVARYFFSYGNVAFQELEWHFFAVIFLLGMSYALKEDAHVRVDIFYAKFSPKNKALVNMIGTVIFVIPFALLVSNLSFEFVSDAYTSAEASADPGGLTHRWIIKALIPFSFYLLVFFAIGFFIRNFNLYKKAKKGE encoded by the coding sequence ATGCATAAGGTTGAGAAATTTTTTGATAAAGCTGGCAACATAGTCGGCTATATTTGTATGTTTGTCATGGCTTTGATGATAATAGACGTCTTTTTTAACGTCGTAGCAAGATACTTTTTTTCTTACGGTAATGTCGCTTTTCAGGAGCTGGAGTGGCATTTTTTTGCTGTGATATTTTTGCTTGGTATGAGCTATGCGTTAAAAGAAGATGCACACGTTAGAGTTGATATATTTTATGCTAAATTTTCACCAAAGAACAAAGCTCTTGTAAATATGATAGGAACTGTTATTTTTGTAATCCCATTTGCACTTCTGGTTTCAAATTTATCATTTGAATTTGTGAGCGATGCTTATACTTCAGCTGAAGCTAGTGCGGATCCAGGCGGTCTTACTCACAGATGGATCATAAAAGCACTTATTCCTTTTTCTTTTTATCTACTTGTATTTTTTGCGATCGGCTTTTTTATAAGAAATTTTAATCTTTACAAAAAAGCTAAAAAGGGGGAATAA
- a CDS encoding sodium-dependent transporter, translating to MINEKFSKIGFVLAMAGSAVGLGNAWKFPTMVGNNGGSAFIILYLLLTFAIAFVAFLAELSIGKLGESDVVSSIYKLAPKHKKAWSLSGFFMIGAILIASFYMVVIGWILKYIYLSFSPLLADTKEAAAQFNTLLVNDLTSSVLCFSLVFLMVFFAVSKGVKSGIEKLNIWMMPSLFVLLVCMLFYALSMGDGFVKAAKFLFVPNFSAITPDVILQALGLAFFSLSMGVGVIPTYAANLPEQTNLIKSTLSIIFINILIGIMMGLVVFTFIFAYGADSTASGPGLIFISLVTLFAKLGFVGNVMAVAFFISLLFAGITSAVSMIEPFAYYLVRKFEISRKMALVYIGIFVYILGLFCIFSYYAQTANIFSIFGKPVFDALDFLTSNIMMPIGAIIFSFFVGYKLKKESLHLLFGEFMGKVFFEIWYFALRYIVPIAICAIMIYQIAGK from the coding sequence ATGATAAATGAAAAATTTTCAAAAATAGGCTTTGTTCTTGCGATGGCTGGTTCTGCTGTGGGTCTTGGCAATGCCTGGAAATTCCCTACAATGGTAGGAAACAATGGCGGCTCAGCATTTATAATTTTATATTTGCTCCTTACATTTGCTATCGCATTTGTGGCGTTTTTAGCGGAGCTTAGTATAGGAAAGCTTGGTGAAAGCGACGTCGTAAGCTCTATTTATAAGCTTGCTCCAAAGCATAAAAAAGCGTGGTCACTCTCTGGCTTTTTCATGATTGGTGCGATCCTTATAGCTTCGTTTTATATGGTAGTTATTGGCTGGATTTTAAAGTATATCTATCTTAGTTTTTCGCCGCTTTTGGCTGATACTAAAGAAGCAGCAGCGCAGTTTAATACCCTTTTAGTAAATGACTTAACTAGTAGTGTGCTTTGCTTTAGTTTAGTCTTTTTAATGGTATTTTTTGCCGTTTCAAAAGGCGTAAAAAGTGGCATAGAAAAGCTAAATATATGGATGATGCCAAGCCTTTTTGTTTTACTTGTTTGTATGCTTTTTTACGCGCTTAGCATGGGCGATGGCTTTGTGAAAGCGGCTAAATTTTTATTTGTACCAAATTTTAGTGCGATCACACCAGATGTGATTTTACAGGCTCTTGGACTTGCGTTTTTTTCGCTATCTATGGGTGTTGGCGTCATACCGACATACGCTGCAAATTTACCAGAGCAGACAAATCTTATAAAATCAACGCTTTCTATAATATTTATAAATATTTTAATAGGCATTATGATGGGACTTGTGGTCTTTACATTTATATTTGCTTATGGAGCTGATAGCACGGCAAGTGGGCCGGGTCTTATCTTTATCTCGCTTGTCACGCTTTTTGCAAAGCTTGGCTTCGTTGGCAACGTTATGGCGGTTGCATTTTTTATATCGCTTTTGTTTGCAGGTATCACGAGTGCTGTTTCGATGATAGAACCATTTGCTTATTATTTGGTTAGAAAATTTGAAATTTCACGCAAAATGGCTCTTGTTTATATTGGAATTTTTGTCTATATTTTAGGCCTTTTTTGTATTTTTTCATATTATGCGCAGACGGCTAATATCTTTAGTATTTTTGGTAAGCCAGTCTTTGATGCACTTGATTTTCTTACTTCAAATATAATGATGCCAATAGGTGCTATAATTTTTAGTTTTTTTGTTGGCTATAAACTTAAAAAAGAGAGCCTACATCTACTCTTTGGCGAATTTATGGGAAAAGTATTTTTTGAAATTTGGTATTTTGCTTTAAGATACATCGTACCAATCGCAATTTGTGCCATCATGATCTATCAAATAGCAGGTAAATGA
- a CDS encoding sodium-dependent transporter, with translation MMDRFSKVGFVLSIIGAAIGLGNAWKFPYMVGSNGGSAFILIYLFFAFVVGLSIFFAEMAMGKISRLDTVGAFKSLATKGANSWKFAGVVMVTGIFIASFYTLIIGWVLKYVILSLGELPKDMASSEALFVNFTSKGIEEQILYFSIAFFAYFFILTKGIKSGIERINVYLIPALFILLLLMLGYSFGMNGFDEAAKFLLVPDFSKIDQGAILNALGLAFFTMCIGIGCILTYSSNLGNDTNLFTSSLYVVFANIIISVIIGLIVFTFTYEFGSEPSKGAGLAFISLPTLFAKLGLLGNFLAFAFFTSLFFAGITSVISLVEPFIFFLNKSLGFSRNRSIIIVGAVVYLLGILCALSGIGVFKEALTFFGKSFFDLLDYLSSNIMLPLGGIIFAIFVGYFMKFELLKELFLPYMGEIVFKIWYFLIRFVAPVLVFVVLVREIA, from the coding sequence ATGATGGATAGATTTAGTAAAGTTGGTTTTGTTCTTTCTATCATTGGAGCGGCTATTGGCCTTGGTAATGCATGGAAATTTCCATATATGGTCGGTAGTAATGGCGGTTCAGCATTTATTCTTATATATCTATTTTTTGCTTTTGTTGTTGGCCTTAGTATATTTTTTGCTGAGATGGCAATGGGCAAAATTTCACGCCTTGATACGGTTGGGGCATTTAAGAGTCTAGCTACAAAGGGGGCAAATTCTTGGAAATTTGCTGGTGTTGTGATGGTGACCGGGATATTCATCGCATCTTTTTATACGCTCATTATCGGCTGGGTTTTAAAATACGTTATCTTAAGTCTTGGTGAGCTTCCAAAAGATATGGCAAGCTCAGAAGCGCTTTTTGTAAATTTTACTTCAAAGGGCATAGAGGAGCAAATTTTATATTTTAGCATCGCTTTTTTTGCCTACTTTTTTATACTTACAAAAGGTATAAAAAGTGGAATAGAACGTATAAATGTATATCTTATTCCAGCACTTTTTATTTTGCTTTTGCTTATGCTTGGCTACTCTTTTGGCATGAATGGATTTGATGAGGCGGCTAAATTTTTACTAGTACCTGATTTTTCAAAGATAGATCAAGGCGCTATTTTAAATGCTCTTGGCTTAGCTTTTTTTACGATGTGTATTGGCATTGGCTGCATTTTAACCTACTCATCAAACCTAGGCAATGATACAAATTTATTTACTTCATCGCTTTATGTAGTCTTTGCAAATATAATTATTAGCGTAATTATAGGACTTATAGTTTTTACATTCACCTATGAATTTGGCTCAGAGCCATCAAAGGGTGCAGGGTTAGCATTTATCTCGCTTCCAACGCTTTTTGCAAAGCTTGGTTTGCTTGGAAATTTCTTAGCTTTTGCATTTTTTACATCTTTATTTTTTGCTGGTATAACATCGGTTATTTCGCTAGTCGAGCCATTTATATTTTTCTTAAATAAAAGCTTGGGATTTAGTAGAAATAGATCAATTATCATTGTCGGTGCCGTAGTTTATCTTTTGGGAATTTTATGTGCGTTAAGCGGTATTGGCGTTTTTAAAGAAGCACTTACATTTTTTGGTAAGAGTTTTTTTGATTTGCTTGATTATCTTAGCTCAAACATTATGCTCCCACTTGGTGGCATTATATTTGCCATTTTTGTTGGATACTTTATGAAATTTGAGCTTTTAAAAGAGCTATTCTTGCCTTATATGGGTGAGATTGTTTTTAAAATTTGGTATTTTTTAATAAGGTTTGTAGCACCAGTTCTAGTTTTTGTGGTGCTAGTAAGGGAGATTGCATAA
- a CDS encoding F0F1 ATP synthase subunit C translates to MKKIVFLILGLAAFAFGADGEMIRSYSVIAGGIGLGLAALGGAIGMGNTAAATISGTARNPGVGSKLMTTMFIALAMIEAQVIYALVITLIVLYANPMLG, encoded by the coding sequence ATGAAAAAGATCGTGTTTTTAATTCTTGGTCTTGCTGCATTTGCATTTGGCGCTGATGGCGAGATGATTAGATCATATTCAGTTATCGCTGGTGGTATTGGCCTTGGCCTTGCAGCTCTTGGTGGTGCTATTGGTATGGGTAACACAGCTGCTGCGACTATCAGCGGAACAGCTAGAAACCCAGGCGTTGGTAGCAAACTTATGACTACAATGTTTATCGCTCTTGCGATGATCGAAGCACAAGTTATCTACGCACTTGTTATTACACTTATCGTTCTTTACGCAAACCCAATGCTTGGCTAA
- a CDS encoding TRAP transporter large permease, whose product MAGLIMFIAALLMLGIGFPVAFTFGAVSMIFGMIGSIVESIGDGDGLLGSIEVFKDMFNFMPYRIFSIMESRIFIAVPLFVFMGVVLQKSKLAERLLESMGMLFGEIRGGIAISTILVGALLAASTGVVGASVVAMGVISLPVMLKYKYDQALGCGTICAAGTLGQIIPPSIVLIILGDIFSVPVGELFHQAIIPGLTLVAVYIIYILIVAYLKPDTAPVVKDESGVSKFKQIMRALIAIFPPLLLVICVLGSIFAGIATPTESSAFGCVGAIILAIFYRTFSFSMIKEALAESVKTTVLVFAILVGATAFSMVFSYTGGDEIVEKFMTNLPGEKWGFIIFSMVVIFVLGFFIDFVEISYIVLPILVPIAAKLGINPIYLAILVAMNLQTSFLTPPFGFSLFFLRSVAPAEIKTTAIYKGVVPYIFIQLAVLVFFCVFLMELKPMLDASHGGLLNFLLSLFK is encoded by the coding sequence ATGGCTGGCTTGATAATGTTTATAGCTGCACTTTTGATGCTAGGTATTGGCTTTCCGGTAGCCTTTACCTTTGGTGCGGTTTCGATGATATTTGGCATGATTGGCAGTATTGTTGAGAGCATTGGAGACGGAGATGGTCTGCTTGGAAGTATCGAAGTTTTCAAAGATATGTTTAACTTCATGCCTTATAGAATTTTCTCTATCATGGAGAGTAGAATTTTTATAGCAGTTCCACTTTTTGTCTTTATGGGTGTTGTTCTTCAAAAGTCAAAACTAGCTGAGAGGCTGCTTGAGAGCATGGGTATGCTTTTTGGAGAAATTCGCGGAGGCATTGCTATTAGCACTATCTTGGTTGGAGCACTTCTTGCAGCTTCAACTGGTGTTGTTGGTGCAAGTGTCGTTGCAATGGGCGTTATAAGCTTGCCTGTTATGTTAAAGTATAAATACGACCAAGCGCTAGGTTGTGGCACTATATGTGCCGCTGGTACGCTTGGACAGATCATTCCACCTTCTATCGTGCTGATTATTTTGGGTGATATATTTTCAGTGCCAGTTGGTGAGCTTTTTCATCAAGCCATCATCCCAGGACTCACACTAGTAGCAGTTTATATCATTTATATTTTGATTGTTGCTTATTTGAAACCAGATACCGCACCTGTAGTAAAAGATGAGAGTGGTGTTAGTAAATTTAAGCAGATCATGAGAGCACTAATCGCTATCTTTCCGCCGCTTTTACTTGTTATTTGTGTATTGGGCTCTATATTTGCAGGTATCGCTACACCAACTGAAAGTTCAGCTTTTGGCTGCGTTGGAGCCATTATTTTAGCTATTTTTTATAGGACATTTTCATTTTCTATGATAAAAGAGGCATTGGCAGAAAGCGTAAAAACTACAGTACTTGTCTTTGCCATACTTGTTGGTGCGACAGCCTTTTCTATGGTATTTAGTTACACTGGCGGCGATGAGATTGTTGAAAAATTTATGACAAATTTACCAGGCGAGAAGTGGGGATTTATCATTTTTAGTATGGTTGTCATCTTTGTGCTTGGCTTTTTTATCGACTTTGTTGAAATTTCATACATTGTACTTCCTATCTTGGTGCCAATAGCTGCAAAGCTTGGTATAAATCCAATTTATCTAGCAATCTTAGTTGCGATGAATTTGCAAACTTCATTCCTAACGCCGCCATTTGGTTTTAGCTTATTTTTCCTAAGATCAGTCGCACCAGCTGAGATAAAAACGACTGCTATTTATAAAGGCGTTGTGCCTTATATTTTTATTCAGCTTGCTGTACTTGTATTTTTCTGCGTCTTTCTAATGGAATTAAAGCCAATGCTTGATGCGAGCCACGGCGGATTATTAAACTTCTTACTCTCACTTTTTAAATGA
- a CDS encoding sodium-dependent transporter, which translates to MAKEQFSKIGYVLAVAGSAVGLGNAWKFPYMVGENGGSAFIILYLLITFLVGVPIFMAELSIGKLSESDSVNAFRKLAPKNKNLWQIVGILAMVTAAIISSYYIVIIGWVFKYFTLSFSGLPADIDSSKAIFNELLTHGLGEQTLYFVIAFAACFFILSKGVKSGIEKLNVWMMPSLFIMVLIMLFYSMTMNGFVKSAEFLLIPDFSKISFNSLLLALGLAFWTLSLGMAAIITYSASLSDDTNLATSTLSIVFINIVLAIMMGLVIFTFIFEFGAEPSQGPGLVFISLPTLFAKLGVIGQILAAAFFAALIFAGITSAISIVEPFVFFLIREYGMSRRKALCIVCAGIFILGFLCLLSNIENFGDKLTLFGKNFFDFLDFTASNILLPISGIGGAIFVGYFMKRDALYVLFSPYMSDFVFNAWYFLLRYVAPVCVLIIMVNELLKVFNA; encoded by the coding sequence ATGGCAAAAGAACAGTTTTCTAAAATAGGTTATGTTTTAGCAGTTGCAGGATCAGCTGTTGGACTTGGCAATGCGTGGAAATTTCCATATATGGTCGGTGAAAATGGCGGTTCAGCGTTTATTATCTTGTATCTTTTGATAACTTTTCTAGTAGGTGTGCCTATCTTTATGGCGGAGCTTAGTATTGGCAAGCTTAGCGAAAGCGACAGTGTAAATGCTTTTAGAAAACTCGCTCCAAAAAATAAAAATTTATGGCAGATAGTAGGAATTTTAGCTATGGTGACAGCAGCCATCATCTCATCTTACTATATAGTTATCATTGGCTGGGTATTTAAGTACTTTACACTCTCATTTAGCGGTCTTCCAGCTGATATAGATAGCTCAAAGGCGATATTTAACGAGCTGCTTACACACGGCCTTGGCGAGCAGACACTTTACTTTGTTATAGCATTTGCAGCCTGCTTTTTCATCCTATCAAAAGGTGTAAAAAGTGGCATAGAAAAACTAAATGTTTGGATGATGCCAAGCCTATTTATCATGGTTTTGATCATGCTTTTTTACTCTATGACGATGAACGGCTTTGTAAAATCGGCTGAATTTTTGCTGATCCCTGACTTTAGTAAAATTTCATTTAACTCACTTTTGCTAGCTCTTGGCCTTGCGTTTTGGACACTCTCACTTGGTATGGCAGCGATCATTACATATTCAGCTAGCCTAAGCGATGATACAAACTTGGCTACTTCAACGCTAAGTATCGTTTTTATAAATATCGTACTAGCCATCATGATGGGTCTTGTTATCTTTACATTTATATTTGAATTTGGTGCAGAGCCGTCTCAAGGACCAGGCCTAGTCTTTATCTCACTTCCAACGCTATTTGCAAAGCTTGGCGTGATAGGTCAAATTTTAGCTGCGGCATTTTTTGCAGCACTTATCTTTGCTGGTATCACTTCGGCTATTTCTATCGTTGAGCCATTTGTCTTTTTCTTGATCAGAGAATATGGCATGAGCAGAAGAAAAGCACTTTGTATAGTTTGTGCAGGGATATTTATATTAGGATTTTTATGCCTTTTATCAAATATAGAAAACTTCGGCGATAAACTTACACTCTTTGGCAAAAATTTCTTTGACTTCCTTGACTTTACCGCTTCAAACATATTACTTCCAATTAGCGGTATCGGTGGCGCGATCTTTGTTGGGTACTTTATGAAAAGAGATGCGCTTTATGTGCTATTTAGTCCTTATATGAGCGATTTTGTGTTTAATGCGTGGTATTTTTTACTAAGATATGTAGCGCCAGTTTGCGTGCTTATCATCATGGTAAATGAGTTATTGAAGGTTTTTAATGCATAA